A region from the Ciconia boyciana chromosome 1, ASM3463844v1, whole genome shotgun sequence genome encodes:
- the TTLL1 gene encoding polyglutamylase complex subunit TTLL1 isoform X1 yields the protein MAGKVKWVTDIEKSVLINNFEKRGWIQVAENEDWNFYWMSVQTIRNVFSVETGYRLSDDQIVNHFPNHYELTRKDLMVKNIKRYRKELEKEGSPLAEKDENGKYIYLDFVPVTFMLPADYNLFVEEFRKNPSSTWIMKPCGKAQGKGIFLINKLSQIKKWSRDSKTSSFVSQSSKEAYVISLYINNPLLIGGKKFDLRLYVLVSTYRPLRCYMYKLGFCRFCTVKYTPSTSELDNMFVHLTNVAIQKHGDDYNHIHGGKWTVSNLRLYLESTRGKEVTNKLFDEIHWIIVQSLKAVAPVMNNDKHCFECYGYDIIIDDKLKPWLIEVNASPSLTSSTANDRILKYNLINDTLNIAVPNGEIPDCKWNKSPPKEVLGNYEVLYDEEMAQSDGPDRDLRSRSGQSTGVKGNRARDSGKPVLTTWK from the exons ATGGCAGGAAAAGTAAAGTGGGTAACTGACatagaaaaatctgttctaataaacaactttgaaaaaagAGGCTGGATTCAGGtggcagaaaatgaagactGGAATTTTTATTG GATGAGTGTGCAAAcaatcagaaatgttttcagtgtggAAACTGGTTACCGCCTCTCTGATGACCAAATTGTCAATCATTTCCCAAACCATTATGAACTGACCAGAAAAGATTTGATGGTAAAGAATATCAAGCGATATAGGAAAGAACTTGAGAAAGAAGGAAGTCCTCTTGCCGAAAAGGATGAAAAtgggaaatatatttatttgg ATTTTGTTCCTGTTACTTTTATGCTTCCTGCCGATTATAATCTCTTTGTtgaagaattcagaaaaaatcCCTCCAGCACTTGGATTATGAAACCTTGTGGCAAAGCTcaaggaaaaggaatatttcTAATCAATAAACTCTCCCAAATTAAAAAGTGGTCTCGAGATAGCAAAACATCTTC GTTTGTATCTCAGTCTTCCAAAGAAGCATATGTGATTTCTCTCTATATCAACAATCCATTACTTATTGGTGGAAAGAAATTTGATCTTCGTCTATATGTTTTAGTATCTACATATCGTCCACTGAGATGTTACAT GTATAAACTTGGATTTTGCCGGTTTTGCACAGTAAAATATACACCAAGTACAAGTGAATTGGATAACATGTTTGTACATCTTACAAATGTTGCCATTCAGAAACATGGG GATGATTACAATCATATCCATGGAGGCAAGTGGACAGTGAGTAACTTACGCCTGTATCTGGAGAGCACCCGTGGAAAGGAAGttacaaacaaattatttgatgAAATTCACTGGATAATTGTGCAGTCACTGAAAGCTGTTGCG CCTGTAATGAATAATGATAAACACTGCTTTGAGTGTTATGGATATGACATTATCATTGATGACAAGCTTAAACCATGGCTAATTGAG gtTAATGCTTCCCCTTCTCTTACTTCCAGTACTGCTAATGATCGCATCTTGAAGTATAATCTTATTAATGACACACTTAACATTGCTGTGCCTAATGGGGAAATTCCAGACTGTAAATGGAATAAATCTCCACCAAAAGAGGTTCTTGGCAATTATGAAGTCTT ATATGATGAAGAGATGGCGCAAAGTGATGGGCCTGATCGTGACTTGCGAAGTCGTTCTGGGCAATCCACTGGAGTAAAAGGAAATCGTGCAAGAGATTCAGGAAAGCCTGTACTAACCACCTGGAAGTga
- the TTLL1 gene encoding polyglutamylase complex subunit TTLL1 isoform X2 — protein sequence MAGKVKWVTDIEKSVLINNFEKRGWIQVAENEDWNFYWMSVQTIRNVFSVETGYRLSDDQIVNHFPNHYELTRKDLMVKNIKRYRKELEKEGSPLAEKDENGKYIYLDFVPVTFMLPADYNLFVEEFRKNPSSTWIMKPCGKAQGKGIFLINKLSQIKKWSRDSKTSSFVSQSSKEAYVISLYINNPLLIGGKKFDLRLYVYKLGFCRFCTVKYTPSTSELDNMFVHLTNVAIQKHGDDYNHIHGGKWTVSNLRLYLESTRGKEVTNKLFDEIHWIIVQSLKAVAPVMNNDKHCFECYGYDIIIDDKLKPWLIEVNASPSLTSSTANDRILKYNLINDTLNIAVPNGEIPDCKWNKSPPKEVLGNYEVLYDEEMAQSDGPDRDLRSRSGQSTGVKGNRARDSGKPVLTTWK from the exons ATGGCAGGAAAAGTAAAGTGGGTAACTGACatagaaaaatctgttctaataaacaactttgaaaaaagAGGCTGGATTCAGGtggcagaaaatgaagactGGAATTTTTATTG GATGAGTGTGCAAAcaatcagaaatgttttcagtgtggAAACTGGTTACCGCCTCTCTGATGACCAAATTGTCAATCATTTCCCAAACCATTATGAACTGACCAGAAAAGATTTGATGGTAAAGAATATCAAGCGATATAGGAAAGAACTTGAGAAAGAAGGAAGTCCTCTTGCCGAAAAGGATGAAAAtgggaaatatatttatttgg ATTTTGTTCCTGTTACTTTTATGCTTCCTGCCGATTATAATCTCTTTGTtgaagaattcagaaaaaatcCCTCCAGCACTTGGATTATGAAACCTTGTGGCAAAGCTcaaggaaaaggaatatttcTAATCAATAAACTCTCCCAAATTAAAAAGTGGTCTCGAGATAGCAAAACATCTTC GTTTGTATCTCAGTCTTCCAAAGAAGCATATGTGATTTCTCTCTATATCAACAATCCATTACTTATTGGTGGAAAGAAATTTGATCTTCGTCTATATGT GTATAAACTTGGATTTTGCCGGTTTTGCACAGTAAAATATACACCAAGTACAAGTGAATTGGATAACATGTTTGTACATCTTACAAATGTTGCCATTCAGAAACATGGG GATGATTACAATCATATCCATGGAGGCAAGTGGACAGTGAGTAACTTACGCCTGTATCTGGAGAGCACCCGTGGAAAGGAAGttacaaacaaattatttgatgAAATTCACTGGATAATTGTGCAGTCACTGAAAGCTGTTGCG CCTGTAATGAATAATGATAAACACTGCTTTGAGTGTTATGGATATGACATTATCATTGATGACAAGCTTAAACCATGGCTAATTGAG gtTAATGCTTCCCCTTCTCTTACTTCCAGTACTGCTAATGATCGCATCTTGAAGTATAATCTTATTAATGACACACTTAACATTGCTGTGCCTAATGGGGAAATTCCAGACTGTAAATGGAATAAATCTCCACCAAAAGAGGTTCTTGGCAATTATGAAGTCTT ATATGATGAAGAGATGGCGCAAAGTGATGGGCCTGATCGTGACTTGCGAAGTCGTTCTGGGCAATCCACTGGAGTAAAAGGAAATCGTGCAAGAGATTCAGGAAAGCCTGTACTAACCACCTGGAAGTga